In Uranotaenia lowii strain MFRU-FL chromosome 2, ASM2978415v1, whole genome shotgun sequence, one genomic interval encodes:
- the LOC129749701 gene encoding uncharacterized protein LOC129749701 → MPIEESIIWAFLYSMYSRRTLSVSGPPDCSIRITRSDEFPLQEYTERMMKNSVTDRWFGISSVALTCLENDNLINMLSHFLPIIQGKQRAFLSDIRALRSVNVTISWSKNVNFQ, encoded by the exons ATGCCAATCGAAGAAAGTATCATCTGGGCGTTTCTGTATTCCATGTATTCCCGAAGAACATTGTCTGTTTCCGGCCCACCAGACTGCTCGATCAGGATtacgag atcCGATGAATTTCCACTACAAGAGTATACCGAGCGAATGATGAAGAACTCTGTCACTGACCGCTGGTTTGGGATTTCATCTGTCGCATTGACATGCTTGGAAAACGACAACCTGATCAACATGCTATCTCACTTTCTACCGATAATTCAAGGTAAGCAACGGGCTTTCCTGTCGGATATAAGGGCTTTGCGTAGTGTTAATGTCACAATAAGCTGGTCAAAAAATGTTAACTTTCAATAG